A single genomic interval of Rosistilla ulvae harbors:
- a CDS encoding endonuclease/exonuclease/phosphatase family protein translates to MATRRKKLTSLPIGRFAGPPLTIVLFLVVGYLALTGRLSFLTGGGDQTASSDTEAFPGLGSPLQLASTGDAQGKPSETLAIATFNIQVFGVKKAEDLEVMQYLALILRQFDVIAVQEIRSLDRAPVDQLLSLVNSTGEQYQVVLSERLGRTDSKEQYAYIWDSRRVEMVEGSNYLVNDDADFMHREPFVASFRALQAGAVGAQPFSFTMINVHTDPDETDQELNVLDDVFQSVRAYEFSEDDFILAGDLNVETIQLGELGQIQGVESVNREQTNTAGSRSIDHILIDRTVTTEFRSAGVINYERDLKLPRELADRISDHRPVWAVFDSSEHAPRGVIAAVPGTTAR, encoded by the coding sequence GTGGCCACCCGACGCAAGAAACTCACTAGTCTCCCCATCGGCCGATTCGCCGGGCCGCCGCTGACCATTGTCCTGTTCCTCGTCGTGGGTTACCTGGCGCTGACCGGAAGGCTGAGCTTCCTGACCGGAGGCGGAGATCAAACCGCATCGTCCGACACCGAAGCCTTCCCCGGCTTGGGCAGCCCGTTGCAACTGGCCTCCACCGGCGATGCGCAGGGCAAACCCAGCGAGACGTTGGCGATCGCGACCTTCAACATCCAGGTCTTTGGCGTTAAGAAGGCCGAAGATCTCGAGGTGATGCAATATCTGGCGTTGATCCTTCGCCAATTCGACGTGATCGCAGTCCAAGAGATCCGCAGCCTCGATCGCGCCCCGGTCGACCAATTGTTATCGCTAGTCAATTCGACCGGTGAACAATATCAAGTGGTGCTAAGCGAACGACTGGGCCGCACCGACAGCAAGGAACAATACGCCTACATTTGGGACAGCCGCCGGGTCGAGATGGTCGAAGGATCCAATTACCTGGTCAACGACGATGCCGACTTCATGCATCGCGAACCGTTTGTCGCCAGTTTCCGCGCGCTGCAAGCCGGGGCGGTCGGTGCCCAACCGTTCAGCTTTACGATGATCAACGTTCACACCGATCCCGATGAGACCGATCAAGAATTGAATGTCCTCGACGACGTGTTCCAAAGCGTGCGGGCTTACGAATTCTCCGAAGACGACTTTATCTTGGCTGGCGATCTGAATGTCGAAACGATTCAACTGGGCGAACTGGGCCAGATCCAAGGGGTCGAATCGGTCAACCGCGAACAAACCAACACCGCCGGCAGCCGATCGATCGACCATATCCTGATCGATCGCACCGTGACAACCGAGTTCCGCAGCGCTGGGGTGATCAATTACGAACGCGATTTGAAACTGCCCCGTGAACTAGCCGACCGAATCTCTGACCATCGCCCTGTGTGGGCCGTCTTCGACAGCAGCGAACACGCCCCGCGAGGCGTGATCGCAGCGGTTCCGGGCACGACGGCCCGCTAG
- the nth gene encoding endonuclease III: protein MRKQQRAEIVLKRLAELYPETPIPLDHRDPFTLLIAVLLSAQCTDKMVNRVTPALFDLADTPEQMRQQSVDAILEIIRPLGLAPKKAAAIAGLSQRLVDEFDGQVPQTFEGLESLPGVGHKTASVVMSQAFGHPAFPVDTHIHRLAQRWGLTDGKNVQQTERDLKALFPESSWNTLHLQIIFYGREYCTARGCDGTRCELCTTLYPNRRKPVETKKA, encoded by the coding sequence ATGCGCAAGCAACAACGCGCCGAGATCGTTCTCAAGCGACTGGCGGAACTCTATCCCGAAACGCCGATTCCGCTGGACCATCGCGATCCGTTCACGCTGTTGATCGCTGTCCTGTTGAGTGCCCAGTGCACGGACAAAATGGTCAACCGCGTGACGCCCGCGTTATTCGATTTGGCTGACACGCCCGAACAGATGCGACAGCAATCGGTCGATGCAATTCTCGAGATCATTCGACCGCTGGGGTTGGCTCCCAAGAAGGCCGCGGCGATCGCGGGGCTCAGCCAGCGTTTGGTCGACGAATTCGACGGCCAGGTGCCGCAAACTTTTGAAGGTTTGGAATCGTTGCCCGGCGTTGGCCACAAGACGGCCAGCGTGGTGATGAGCCAAGCGTTTGGGCACCCCGCGTTTCCCGTCGATACGCATATCCATCGCCTGGCCCAACGCTGGGGACTGACCGATGGCAAAAACGTCCAACAGACCGAACGCGATCTCAAGGCGTTGTTTCCCGAGTCGAGTTGGAACACGCTGCATCTGCAGATCATCTTCTACGGTCGCGAATATTGCACCGCGCGGGGCTGCGATGGTACGCGATGCGAACTGTGTACAACGCTCTACCCGAACCGCCGAAAGCCTGTCGAAACCAAAAAGGCGTAG
- a CDS encoding HEAT repeat domain-containing protein, with protein sequence MTSQDPSNLEHSDPEIRRQTLQSIIDESPRLADWTIQLLRASCDPHASVSELAIATLEDMGAPDASQVSEIVGFAQRPADSETVYWATTLIGRIGPAAADAVPTLAGVLANSSFLHVREKAAWALGQIGPAAIGATAVLQSAAEQGPPRLQRLAAKALAATASSAAA encoded by the coding sequence ATGACCAGCCAAGATCCATCGAATCTAGAGCATTCCGATCCTGAAATCCGCCGCCAAACACTGCAGTCGATTATCGACGAGAGTCCCCGCTTAGCCGATTGGACGATTCAGTTGCTGCGCGCTTCGTGCGACCCGCATGCTTCGGTCAGCGAATTGGCGATCGCAACGCTCGAAGACATGGGCGCCCCCGACGCGTCGCAGGTTAGCGAGATCGTTGGTTTCGCTCAGCGGCCGGCTGACAGCGAAACGGTTTACTGGGCCACCACACTGATTGGCCGAATCGGTCCCGCCGCTGCCGATGCGGTGCCAACCCTGGCGGGCGTGCTGGCAAATTCGTCGTTCCTGCACGTACGCGAAAAGGCGGCCTGGGCACTGGGACAGATCGGTCCCGCAGCGATTGGTGCCACCGCCGTGCTGCAATCCGCGGCCGAACAAGGCCCGCCGCGACTGCAACGCCTCGCCGCCAAAGCATTGGCTGCGACCGCTAGCAGCGCCGCCGCTTAA
- the rnc gene encoding ribonuclease III has translation MNDELPANKQDQKAILPATSSDGDECCDRPTGIDPSADCSAAAEVAAVQPLSAAELPANEELTTQQRLDLCESIVGHRFKDRDLLLEALTHASGASHRLKSNERMEFLGDAILGAVVCDWLYHERTDLNEGELTKIKSNVVSRQTCSKVAKRLGLDRCLLVGKGVRKNRSFPKSLTSDVFESIVAAIYLDGGFDKVRELLHQWLAQEVAEGIDSRGDENHKSNLQQVVQRDFSTTPCYRLLNAIGPDHSKKFQIAVLVDGQLRTPAWGRSKKDAEQRAAANALAEISGKEPPFQGDMP, from the coding sequence ATGAATGATGAATTGCCTGCAAACAAGCAGGATCAAAAGGCGATTTTGCCAGCGACATCGAGTGACGGCGACGAATGTTGCGATCGCCCGACGGGGATCGATCCTTCCGCGGATTGTTCTGCCGCTGCCGAGGTCGCTGCGGTTCAACCCCTGTCGGCGGCCGAACTGCCAGCCAATGAAGAACTGACCACACAACAGCGGTTGGATCTATGCGAATCGATCGTGGGCCATCGTTTTAAAGATCGCGATCTGTTGTTGGAAGCTTTGACCCATGCGTCGGGGGCTTCGCATCGCTTAAAATCGAACGAGCGGATGGAGTTCCTGGGAGACGCGATCTTGGGGGCGGTTGTCTGCGATTGGCTGTATCACGAACGGACCGATCTGAACGAAGGCGAATTGACCAAGATCAAATCGAACGTCGTCAGCCGCCAGACATGTTCCAAAGTTGCCAAGCGGTTGGGCTTGGATCGATGTTTGTTGGTTGGCAAGGGAGTTCGCAAAAACCGCAGCTTTCCCAAATCGTTGACCTCCGATGTCTTCGAATCGATCGTCGCGGCGATCTATCTCGACGGCGGGTTCGATAAAGTCCGCGAGCTGTTGCATCAGTGGTTGGCGCAGGAGGTTGCCGAAGGGATCGACAGTCGCGGCGACGAGAACCATAAATCGAACCTGCAGCAGGTGGTGCAACGCGATTTCAGCACCACACCCTGCTATCGCTTGCTGAATGCCATCGGCCCGGATCACAGTAAGAAGTTCCAGATTGCGGTGTTGGTCGATGGCCAATTGCGAACGCCCGCTTGGGGCCGCAGCAAGAAGGACGCCGAACAGCGAGCGGCAGCCAACGCGTTGGCGGAGATCTCGGGTAAGGAGCCACCGTTTCAGGGTGACATGCCCTGA
- a CDS encoding PilZ domain-containing protein, whose product MTRLINQTLDYSTMIATEEEQPQNRSESRLRRTLPVIVIPCDPAKDDESPDIQFGFTIDVSCYGLSVLLPQTVHLEEAVLLIGDPTHRKVMRGTCRYRKPLGMGTCQYGIQLDEVLKDHDYAPLLEYVAALESKSEQLLKHSTNFVSPDACATG is encoded by the coding sequence ATGACAAGACTCATCAATCAAACGCTCGACTATTCCACAATGATTGCAACCGAGGAGGAACAACCACAGAACCGTTCCGAATCGCGACTACGTCGCACGCTGCCAGTCATCGTGATTCCCTGCGATCCAGCCAAAGACGACGAATCTCCCGACATTCAATTCGGGTTCACCATCGATGTCTCCTGTTATGGGCTGTCGGTGCTATTGCCGCAGACCGTCCACCTGGAAGAAGCGGTGCTGTTGATCGGAGATCCCACCCATCGCAAAGTCATGCGGGGAACCTGCCGCTACCGAAAGCCGCTGGGAATGGGAACCTGCCAATACGGAATCCAGTTGGACGAGGTATTGAAAGATCACGATTACGCGCCATTGCTGGAATATGTCGCAGCCTTGGAATCCAAGTCGGAACAACTGCTCAAACACAGCACCAACTTCGTTTCCCCCGACGCCTGCGCGACGGGATAA